In Vespa crabro chromosome 13, iyVesCrab1.2, whole genome shotgun sequence, one DNA window encodes the following:
- the LOC124428617 gene encoding uncharacterized protein LOC124428617, producing the protein MLAFVFKFLALLEMASFRKEMETNEAEILSEVFDDNSSDVPSENEDADDSFEDCEEDSSDSEIITPVKKSKLAVFSSDSNTDENNDNCWSENDILRRLQMFEGHPGVTTFPFQCDSVTNLFFGEELFEMFCKELCSYHDQTAMRRKTPSRTLKWSPVTPKDMKKFLGLIILMSQTKKDNCKDYWSTEPLYLHKQ; encoded by the exons ATGTTGG CCTTCGTCTTCAAGTTCCTCGCCCTTTTAGAAATGGCCTCCTTTCGAAAAGAGATGGAAACGAACGAAGCTGAAATACTTTCGGAAGTTTTTGACGATAATTCGTCAGACGTTCCTAGTGAGAACGAAGATGCGGATGACTCTTTTGAAGATTGCGAGGAGGATTCCAGTGACAGTGAAATTATTACACCTGTAAAGAAGAGTAAGCTGGCAGTGTTTTCAAGTGATTCCAACActgacgaaaataatgataattgttgGTCTGAAAATGACATACTACGACGCTTACAAATGTTTGAGGGTCATCCTGGGGTCACTACATTTCCATTTCAGTGTGACTCTGTGACTAATCTCTTTTTTGGTgaagaattatttgaaatgtttTGCAAAGAGCTGTGCAGCTATCACGATCAAACCGCAATGAGACGTAAAACACCATCCAGAACACTCAAGTGGTCTCCGGTTACACCGAAAGACATGAAGAAATTCCTTGGTCTAATTATTCTGATGagtcaaacaaaaaaagataactgCAAAGATTATTGGTCCACAGAACCCCTATATTTGCACAAACAATGA